The Diospyros lotus cultivar Yz01 chromosome 11, ASM1463336v1, whole genome shotgun sequence region tgacataaatattAGAAATTGAATAGTAAGTAGACTCTATTTAATGAGAAGGAAATctcatatttcataaataagaTATGTTCTTCACATATAATATCCCTCTAATTTCAATCTCACACAGTCACACTTCCAAGGCTATtcacttaaatttataattttttttaagttatagggttatttagttaaaaaaaaaattccagttTTATATCGcaagtttttcttttccaccaaaaaaaaaaaaaaaaatggagaatgcatttaattattgaatatcAAACAGTGTTTTCTTATATTGGAAAGTTAAAATGCGTTTTTCAAATGGTTGTGTAGATTGCGTTTTcaattgttataaaatataatatattgatattaataatattattataatattaaaataataaaattaaaactatcaaaatgatatttatgaTATTGTTAATAAGAaacttttaatgaaaataattaatttataatattacaaatttgaaaGGATGGAAGAAAGGATAAACAtgtaaaaaaacttatttttttaagtcaATTCAAGTAAAATTTGCATAACAATGGTAGGATTTCACATACTTACAGCAAAATGGAGATTGATGCAATTATTATATTACTACCATATCCTGTCTAATatattagtaaaataaaattaaaaataataataaaaattaattcaaaaatttagtCGTCACTTGACAGCATCTAACAGTCATTAGGATGAGActttcaaaataagtttttttttaacaatataaaaattattaaaattccatatatagttaaaaaatatttattaaaatgttaaaaaagttACCAGATCATACTCCACATAAAAAATGTAGCCAGCGTGGCAGGAGAAATCATCAAATCGCTTGTATTTCTAGAAATATAAAACTGATTAGAAGCAAGTAAATAAAGTTCATAGAGAATGTGTGACCATTCTTTTGAAATAGTCAATATTAGGatagttttaagtttttacTGTATAAAAAACTATGTTTATTGAgagaattttgtaatttatactTACAAAATTACATAGttagtgaattatttatttataattggaTCTATGACATAAGCATTGAGGctgaaattttgtattttgttctCTCATTATTATTGAGTTAGATTACAAGAGCGAAGGGATTTATAACTTGATTGGTAATAAGAATAAACTCACTGGTCGATGGATTCCTTCTAGCAGCTAGcaagtgtttttaattttgatttttaaattttattattgattaatttcaatttaattagttacttgatttatttcattaatatgATTTACGACGAACAAGTTTCAATGttgttcaattaattttaactaaaatgtTACTATAATAACTCGGATAGGATGGAGATTGAATGGCCCCACATGCTCCCATCATTACCTGTTAAAATTGAATATTGACAATTTTTCAAAGTAAACAAAGAAGTAACCGTGTCAAAACATACTGTTCCATAAACATGCATGCTAACAAACTGAATAGGATGGAGATTCACAGAATGCCAACATAGTTAAATGCAATGGATACAGTGGCAGCACTAATAGAATGCCAACATGCAATCCTAATAACTTCCTTTCTGTTACAGGTTTTGCAAAAAGTGGCAAAGTCTTTGAGTTGTACACATATCAACCCATCATTACCTTCCaattttcaaagaaagaaagaaagaagaagagagggtggagcagcaaaagaaaagaagcagcagcagcagcagcagcatgcAAGTGAGGCCCACTTGCTCCCATCCTTTCCTCTCTCTCAAAATTCAGCTTCTCATTATTTGGCAACTTCGATAGAATAATTCCATCAATGGTACTTTCATCTTAAACTAAACGGACATGAAAtagcactaaaaaaaaaaaactcatcatttatttattagatcGAAGCTTGAACCTACTTGATAACCCGAAAATTCCACTCGAGGCCATTGGCCACCCAATCCCGAAATGATCAAACTGATCATCATGAAGAATGAGTCCAGTGCAGTTCTCGCAATCCCCGTTACAAAAGCCACCAGGAACTACATTCCCATAGGGATGAATTTGTTGGGGAACTTCTAAACTAAGAGATTGTgtgctcttcttttcttctgcctcctcctccttgtaCACAATATAAACCCCAACCTCCTTCACTTGAAAAACATCACTTGTAACTGAAATATTCACTtcatctccaccttccaattgATCCTCAAACTTCCAATAACTTAACCACGTTACGTCCCCACGATCATTTGGCGGATTGCCATAAAGTTCTTGTTTATAGCTCCATTTCACTTGCTTGGTTGCATTACTGATAATTGTGCAAAAGTACTGTTTTCCCCACAAAAGATCATTAAACCATGAAGCATCATATAATGAAGTCGTGTGGTtgtgaaatgcataaacataaCATACAGACAACCCTTGAGTTCTGAAATTAGCATCGGAAGGCATGGTAAAAGATATTGATGATCCTACATTCTTAAGATTGAATCTGTTAGGTATCTTGCTTCCAAGAACATAAGATTCATATGTAGGATGGTGTGATCCCTATACAAACAAACAACATAAGTTAAACAGTAATATACAGccccatgagagagagagagagagagagagagagagagagagagagcgcactAGGGGAGGAGACATCCACGTTTTATGTGATGTAAAGATTGATAACTCTTTGTATGATTTTATCCGGCCTTCGAAGAAGTCACATAAGCCCAAATTGCTAATTAGCTCTGCATCATCACTTTCTAAGCGTTTTACTTTGAATAAGCCCGAAAACTCAACTAGCCTCGGGCAATCATAATAAGCTACACAACAATCGTCGATAATAAAATCTGTCGAGTCAAAGCTTATTTTTTCCAACAATTTAGATCCATCAACCTCCAAAAGCTGTAAACTTTGAGGCAGCCCGTCAAGTGTCAAAAGCCTTGGGCATGACGTTAAGTCTAGCACCTCGAGCCCAGAAAGATCCCTAATGAAATTTGGGAGGCTACAAATTGGATTCTCGCTCAAATACAACCGCCGCAATGAGGATAGGCTGCTAAAATCCCTAGGGAAACTGTCATCAGACAGATTGCAATTTGCAAGATTTAAATCTACCAAAGACGGTGGAAAAGAAACCGATGAAAATTCTGGCCGACTTCTTGGATTTAGTGGCCAAGGCCATGCAGACAAAAGCCATGCTTTCACCTTCCGAGTGATAGAGAATGATGGATTTATTGCAATTCCGTCTGGTAAAAGCTCTGCTGAAAAATTTCCAAGATTAAAGCAACCGCTAAGGTCAAGTGTTGCCAGAGATTTTAGCTTATAAAAGGTTTGTGGAAGCTCCCTCAAGCTTTGACAATTTCTCAAGTTTAAGAAAACAAGTCTTTCTAGGCATCCAATCGATTCATCAACCTTAACCAACCTAGTACAATTTTCAAGTACAAGTCTCTCCAGATTTGGCAACCTTGAGAAATCAGGAGTCTCAAAAAGATAATGGGAATGACTTAAATTAAGGATTTTCAGTAATCGGAGACACtgtaaaacaacaaaagaaaacgaatattaataatttgattaaaaatctaataaaaatacatattgatagaagaaataaaaagaaaaggaaataagaaacaaacCTTGGTTCCATTCAAAACCTCTTTCAAGCAACTATAAGGCATTTCAAGAGCAACCAGCTTGTCTAAAACAAAATCGTTGGGTATCCTTTGTAAAGGGAAATGAGACCAATGCAACCACCTCAATCCTTTGGGGAAATTTTCATAGTTTCCAAATAATTGAACATGACTAATCTGCAGAAATTGTAGATTGGACATCCCTGAAAACGCATCACCTTCCAAAAGAGctacatttgaattttttgtagtaATGCCCACAGGGAAATCAGAGAAGATACTAAAGGGAAACCTCTTCCGCTTTTTAGAGCAGCTGTTGGGCCCACACCTGTTCCACTCAGACTCATCTTCCTTCAAGAAATGCATGTCAAGAACGAGGCCTCTGATTTTTCTTGTGCCCTGACAAAGAAGGGGAGGGGGGAGCattgataaataaatagcaTCTTTTCACAAACatgtacaaaataaataagtatagtTAATTCATACAGTTTTTCCGTGCAAGACACGAAAGGAATCCCTGTGCTTCCAGAGCCTGCTACGTTCTCCTAACTCTTTGGGTGATTCTTGCCTGACAATTTCCCTTCCCATTTCCTGAATCAATTGATGCATCACCAGCTTGTTAGCCCAACCAATGGTTAACATATTTCTGTCAATAAGATTTTGAATCCCAACCAATGGGAAAGAATTGCATCCCTCTAGGATTGTAATTGTGGTGGCTTTATCCCGTCCAACAAAGAAGCAAGCAATATCAAGGAATAAATCTTTGTTGTGGTCATCTTCTAAAGAGTCGTAACTTAGTTTGAGTTTTTCAAGAATTTGATTGTCAGGTATTGCCTTCAATTTTTGTAGTCGACTTTTCCACACGTCTAAACTTGCGCCACATAGGGAAGAACCCAAAATTATAACAGCTAATGGAAGCCCATTGCAATAACCTACTACCCTTTCTGAGTCTACCAAATAACCATCAATAGGATGGCTTTGTCTAAAGGCATGCCAACTAAAAAGCTGTAGGGCTTCGTCCTTATCCAACTCCATTACCATGTGTACTTTCCAACAGTCATGAGCTCCTAATAATTGCTTATTTCTAGTAGTTATGATCAATTTACTACCTGGAGAAAGCCAATCCTTCATTCCAAGGATTGCCTCTAATTGTTCCTGTTTATCTACATCATCAAGAACtataaaaacttttttaaaaCCAATAACTTCTTTAATCTTAAGAATCCCTTCATGAACATTGcgtatttcttcttctttccttctcagAATATCTGAAAGAAGTTGGCTTTGTAAACGAATTAATTGTTGTCCAGAAAATTCTCTTACATTTGCTATGAAGCTGCTACCTTCAAATTTTGAGAAGTTTGAGTTGTACACAAATTTGGCAATGGTTGTCTTGCCAATTCCACCCATCCCACAAATGGCAATAAGTCTAACATCAACCCCTCTATCTTGTAGCCACAAATTAATGCGTTCAGCACGAGAATCTACTCCAATGGGGTAAGGTGCAACATGCAAGACTCCTGGCTGCCCTATCTTCAATTCAACCTTCTTGACAATTTCTTGGATAAAGTTTGACTCGTACCTATGGTTTGAAATCCATACAGAAAGTAATAGCTCATCAATCGCTAAGCATTTGGcaacttaaataaattaaaattttctctgTGAAAAACTAAAACTTATTATGAAAATTATCGTGGTCCACAAAAAAATTGCATCCGTgtgaacttaaaattaatacCACTAGGGTGAAgccaaaaatatgaagagaaaatggaaaaaaaaagaagataaatcatAGAAGTTGAATGGGAAAACAACTCTGTTTAATGacaaagaattttatttttcaaaaataagatacGTTTTCACACGTGAAGTTCCTCTAGTATAACAATCCCTCCCCCTACCCTACCCAGGCTACTTGAATTTACTATCTTTTAGAAAGTTCAGG contains the following coding sequences:
- the LOC127813134 gene encoding disease resistance protein RPV1-like isoform X6, with amino-acid sequence MTTTTTTRVNEPASSSSSPSASRCSSGSYHVFLSFRGQDTRWTFADHLYTALKNAGFRTFRDDDEIQRGESIKVELRRAIEESRVSIVVFSRNYASSTWCLDELAMILGRRRRGDCAHVVLPVFYGVDPSDVRKQKGVYAEAFARHEDRFKFEVGEDEAAKEWKEKLKGWREALEEVAGLSGMHLPDGGDRYESNFIQEIVKKVELKIGQPGVLHVAPYPIGVDSRAERINLWLQDRGVDVRLIAICGMGGIGKTTIAKFVYNSNFSKFEGSSFIANVREFSGQQLIRLQSQLLSDILRRKEEEIRNVHEGILKIKEVIGFKKVFIVLDDVDKQEQLEAILGMKDWLSPGSKLIITTRNKQLLGAHDCWKVHMVMELDKDEALQLFSWHAFRQSHPIDGYLVDSERVVGYCNGLPLAVIILGSSLCGASLDVWKSRLQKLKAIPDNQILEKLKLSYDSLEDDHNKDLFLDIACFFVGRDKATTITILEGCNSFPLVGIQNLIDRNMLTIGWANKLVMHQLIQEMGREIVRQESPKELGERSRLWKHRDSFRVLHGKTGTRKIRGLVLDMHFLKEDESEWNRCGPNSCSKKRKRFPFSIFSDFPVGITTKNSNVALLEGDAFSGMSNLQFLQISHVQLFGNYENFPKGLRWLHWSHFPLQRIPNDFVLDKLVALEMPYSCLKEVLNGTKCLRLLKILNLSHSHYLFETPDFSRLPNLERLVLENCTRLVKVDESIGCLERLVFLNLRNCQSLRELPQTFYKLKSLATLDLSGCFNLGNFSAELLPDGIAINPSFSITRKVKAWLLSAWPWPLNPRSRPEFSSVSFPPSLVDLNLANCNLSDDSFPRDFSSLSSLRRLYLSENPICSLPNFIRDLSGLEVLDLTSCPRLLTLDGLPQSLQLLEVDGSKLLEKISFDSTDFIIDDCCVAYYDCPRLVEFSGLFKVKRLESDDAELISNLGLCDFFEGRIKSYKELSIFTSHKTWMSPPLGSHHPTYESYVLGSKIPNRFNLKNVGSSISFTMPSDANFRTQGLSVCYVYAFHNHTTSLYDASWFNDLLWGKQYFCTIISNATKQVKWSYKQELYGNPPNDRGDVTWLSYWKFEDQLEGGDEVNISVTSDVFQVKEVGVYIVYKEEEAEEKKSTQSLSLEVPQQIHPYGNVVPGGFCNGDCENCTGLILHDDQFDHFGIGWPMASSGIFGLSSRFKLRSNK